One genomic segment of Sminthopsis crassicaudata isolate SCR6 chromosome 4, ASM4859323v1, whole genome shotgun sequence includes these proteins:
- the KLHL31 gene encoding kelch-like protein 31, which yields MAPKKKTVKKNKGEVNEMTIIVEDSPLNKLNALNSFLEGGNGLNCISSEVTDASYGPNLLEGLSKMRQENFLCDLIIGTKTKSFNVHKSVMASCSDYFYNILKKDPATQRVDLNDVSPVGLATVIAYAYTGKLTLSLYTIGSIISAAAYLQIHTLVKMCSDFLIREINVENCMYVANIAETYNLKTTKAAAQKFIRDNFIEFAETDQFLKLTFEQINELLVDDDLQLPSEVVAFQIATKWLEFDQKRVKYAADLLSNIRFGTISAQDLVNYVQSVPRMMQDADCHKLLVDAMNYHLLPYHQNTLQSRRTRIRGGFRVLVTVGGRPALTEKSLSRDVLYRDPENGWSKLTEMPAKSFNQCVTVMDGFLYVAGGEDQNDARNQAKHAVSNFCRYDPRFNTWIHLASMNQKRTHFSLSVFNGLLFAVGGRNSEGCLSSIECYVPSTNQWQMKKSLEVARCCHASAVVDGKILVTGGYINSAYSRSVCMYDPASDDWQDKSILSTPRGWHCAISLSERVYVMGGSQVGPRGERVDVIPVECYNPYTSQWSYVAPLQTGVSTAGASTLNGRIYLVGGWNEIEKKYKKCVQCFNPDLNEWIEDDELPEATVGVSCCTISMPNNMARESRASSVSSVPVSI from the exons ATGGCGCCCAAAAAGAAGACTgtcaaaaagaacaaaggagaggTGAATGAGATGACAATAATTGTAGAAGACAGCCCACTCAATAAACTAAATGCTTTAAACAGTTTCCTAGAAGGAGGCAATGGATTGAACTGTATCTCATCTGAAGTGACCGATGCCTCCTATGGACCCAACCTCTTGGAAGGATTAAGCAAAATGAGGCAGGAGAACTTCCTCTGTGACTTAATCATTGGCACCAAAACCAAATCCTTCAACGTGCACAAGTCAGTGATGGCCTCCTGTAGTGATTATTTTTACAACATATTAAAGAAGGACCCTGCCACTCAAAGAGTCGATCTCAATGATGTGTCCCCAGTTGGCCTGGCTACTGTGATTGCATATGCCTATACTGGAAAGCTGACTCTTTCCTTGTACACAATAGGAAGCATCATTTCTGCTGCTGCCTACCTTCAGATCCACACCCTAGTGAAGATGTGCAGTGACTTTCTGATACGAGAAATCAATGTTGAGAATTGTATGTATGTTGCTAACATAGCAGAAACCTATAACTTAAAAACTACTAAAGCAGCTGCCCAGAAATTTATCCGGGATAACTTCATCGAGTTTGCAGAAACTGACCAGTTTCTAAAACTTACTTTTGAGCAGATCAATGAACTCCTGGTAGATGACGACCTGCAGCTGCCTTCTGAGGTAGTCGCATTCCAGATTGCAACCAAATGGTTAGAATTTGACCAAAAGAGAGTAAAGTATGCTGCTGATCTCTTGAGCAATATTCGCTTTGGTACCATTTCTGCTCAAGACCTAGTCAATTATGTTCAATCTGTACCCAGGATGATGCAAGATGCAGATTGTCACAAGCTTCTTGTGGATGCCATGAATTATCACCTACTTCCCTACCACCAAAACACATTGCAATCTAGGCGCACCAGAATCCGAGGGGGCTTCCGAGTTCTAGTCACTGTTGGGGGGCGGCCTGCTCTCACTGAAAAGTCCCTTAGTAGAGACGTCTTGTACAGGGACCCTGAGAATGGATGGAGCAAGCTTACAGAAATGCCTGCCAAGAGTTTTAATCAGTGTGTGACTGTGATGGATGGATTTCTGTATGTGGCTGGGGGAGAAGACCAGAATGATGCAAGGAACCAAGCCAAGCATGCAGTCAGTAATTTCTGCAG atATGACCCACGTTTTAACACTTGGATACACCTGGCAAGCATGAACCAGAAACGCACTCATTTCAGCCTCAGCGTGTTCAATGGGCTTCTTTTCGCAGTAGGTGGACGCAACTCAGAAGGCTGCCTGTCTTCCATCGAATGTTACGTGCCTTCCACAAATCAGTGGCAGATGAAGAAGTCTCTGGAGGTGGCGAGATGCTGCCACGCCAGTGCTGTGGTCGATGGCAAGATCCTAGTGACGGGAGGCTACATCAATAGCGCTTATTCCCGTTCAGTGTGTATGTATGACCCTGCTAGCGATGACTGGCAAGATAAGTCTATCCTTAGCACTCCAAGAGGCTGGCACTGCGCCATCTCTCTCAGCGAGAGGGTCTATGTGATGGGGGGGAGCCAGGTAGGGCCCAGGGGGGAAAGGGTGGACGTGATCCCCGTAGAGTGCTACAATCCTTATACAAGTCAGTGGAGTTATGTAGCTCCTCTTCAGACTGGAGTCAGCACAGCCGGGGCTTCAACACTCAATGGGAGGATTTACTTGGTGGGAGGCtggaatgaaatagaaaagaaatacaagaagtGCGTCCAGTGCTTCAATCCCGACCTTAACGAATGGATTGAGGACGATGAGTTGCCAGAAGCAACTGTGGGAGTTTCATGCTGTACTATTTCTATGCCTAACAATATGGCCCGGGAATCTAGGGCTAGCTCAGTGTCCTCTGTACCAGTCAGCATTTAA